The following nucleotide sequence is from Pseudoliparis swirei isolate HS2019 ecotype Mariana Trench chromosome 7, NWPU_hadal_v1, whole genome shotgun sequence.
AAAATGAGAAAGACGAATGGTAAGTAAATGGAAGCTGCGTTTCACAACAGCAAAAACAAGTATGGAAACATCCTTTTGCAAACTCTGGGAGTAGAATCCAAGTCTCGTTTTTCACACGACAACATATTCTTAGATCAGCATAGCTCCTCTTCCATCATGTGTCTTCAgtatccctcctcttcctccctgacagCTGCGTGTCAGTAAAGAACAGGAACACTTCCTGGTGCTTCCAGACGGCCTGGCGTACGGCGAGGTGACTGGATCCAATCTGGTGAGCACCACATATCAACGCCATGAAGAAGGTCACGCTTACACACTCAGTGGccactttattaggtacacctgtACAGGCTCATGCAGTTCAATACAACTGAGGGCCTAGTGTTTTACTGGACTACATTATAATGAGTGGGGCAGAATATTAGAAACTCCCCATGCAGTTCAGCACTACACCGTCACAGTGTGACAGTCTCATCATTATAGGCATCTCAAATGTAGACTTTATAACTGAACAGATGTATTGGATTGCATTATATCGAACATgtgtacctaataaagtggCCACTGAGGGTATGTTGACATGGCTGCTTATGGAAAAGTGCACGTAGCCCTCTGATGTTACTGATATGATGTTAttctttttaattacatttgaatTATATACAGTAATTGAGCCAAAATCTGGTTTTCTGCGCGTGCATTTTTAAAACTGCTTTCATGTGGTGTCCAGGAAAAGGTGAACATCCTGGGTGAGATGGTGGAGAGGGGTAGCACCAACCTGGGCGTGGACACGGAGAAGTTCAGCCTGCACTCCGCCATCTACTCGGCCCGGCCAGATATTCGCTGTCTGCTTCACCTCCACACGCCGGCCTCTGCTGCGGTGAGTCAGCCTGGGAGTCGCCGTTACACTTCCGCTGGTCACATCCAGCGACACATGGATACGATTAATAACGCCTAATACTCTTAAGATACTTCGTAAAACTGACAGCCAACCGTGCACAGGTTTCAGCAATGAAGTGTGGCGTCCTGCCGCTGTCCCATGAGGCTCTGCTGGTCGGTGATGTGTCTTATTTCAACTACAACGGGGtcatggaggatgaggaggacagagtggagctgcagaagagcCTAGGGCCGACCTGCAAGGTGAGTCGGCCACCAGGGAaaagacacgtgtgtgtgtgttgattgccCGGTTGATCGGTCACTGCTCCGGTTTATCCCTCATTCAGCTTTCTGACTGAATGAATGAACTAACAACACAAGAGGATGAGCTCTTCCCCAGGATCAGCTCCTGAAGATGTTGCTGCTGCTTTGAGGCGACTCTTTGGGAGTTGGTCTTCGTGTGCCTTCTCATTCTACGGGGACATTTCTCAATAACCGGCAGCTGTTTCAAAATAGAAATCATGAGGGCGGTTTTCATTGCTGTGTAAaggttgatgtcatgatgttttAGGTTCTGGTGCTGAGGAATCACGGCATCGTGGCTCTGGGGGAGTCTGTGGAGGAGGCTTTCTACTCCATCTACCACATCCAGGCCGCCTGCCAGATCCAGGTAGTTCTCACACTCACATGTTTTCATCACTTTTCGGGACATTAAATTGACTTTCATTCAATACCTGGAGAATTACCCAAAGCATAAACACTACCagccgtgtgtgcgtgtgcgtgtgtgtgtgtgtgtgtgtgtgtgtgtgagagagagagagtgagctggCACGTGTACATAATGTAGATGCACCCTTTTCCCTCCTGGGCGGTTGCCCATCTCTTAGTATCGTTTCAGGGTAATTGAGCCAGCAGCTCTGCAGTATATTACAGGAGAGAGTTGCTGTGTGCCAGAGACGCCCTGCAGTAATCCTACAGGAGAAGCTGCAGCTTGTTCTAAATCTAAATTTTTTTGCCAGGTGTCAGCTTTGTGCTGTGCCGGTGGGGAACAGAACCTGATCCTGCTGGACCGGACCACCCATAAACCCAATGTAGCCGGCACTGTGGGCTGGGCTGGCTCCACCTTTGGACCCCTGCACAAGAGTCGCATCGGGGAGCACGAGTTTGAGGCCCTCATGAGAACCTTGGATAATTTGGTAGGCAGCGGTTATACTAAAtagaaaaacatgtttacagccATGATTGAAgattcattatttagattttgtgAAAGGGCCACTCCACCAAACTTTACACATAACGTTCTGTTTACTGGTTCTGAAGAGTAGGATACAGTTTATGAACACAGTTGTATGTGATGTCTTCTGTGGCTTGTGAGGGAGTTCAGGGAAGTAAATATGCATTTGAACAAGGAAGAGGAGCCTAATTTAATGGCaatcagtgtatgtgtgtgtgtgtggggggggggtccacttCGTTTCAGGACTAAGCTCAGAGCCACAGCCACGTTCTCCCCAGCCCGAAACACAATAGTGCTGTCCGTGGTTCTGAAACGACAAATAAAGTCACAggcaacatttttgtttttgttttctgcaCATTTTTTACCCAACTTGTTTTGAGGAAAACAAACTATTATCATGCTGCCGTTCCCCCTCTGCTTCAAGGGATGCACTGATCAGATTTGGGCTTCGGGTATCAGCCAATACAGACACTGGGTTTAGGTTCGTGGTCAAATACCTAAACATGAATTTCAATTCCATTGggatattattcattattagtGACTAAACTAAGaaaactaaatgtaaacatgaatcACAATTATGTCGCATACTATTGCAAGGCGTGAAATGCCTCCAAACAGCTGACATGTCTGTGATCTCCCTCAGCTCGGCGGCCTGTCGCCGTGCTGCTGACCCACCACTGAGTGGATTTAATGGCTCTGCCCATTGTCACCATCACCCCATCCAGTTTGTCGCAGCGCCATAGCAATTTACTagattagcttcttttttttattagctTGAATTTAACAAGAAAATGCTAAAAGGTTTTACTTCCCTTGCTGTGTGGGGGAGGTTTGCTGATTCATAGCAGGTCCTTCAACTGCAGCGCCTCATCTAACCAGCTAACTGCTAGTTGTGTTGACCAACGTTTACTAAACATTGACAGATACACACTAAACATTTGATATTTTATCTTTTCTtgatgctctaatgtgcacctgctgctgggatcctgaaatgtccccactgtgggactaatacaggattatcttattttatcttatactAATGCCACGTTCATGTTATATGGAAGTTTCTGTATTTACTATTGTAAATACCACAGATGTCAAAATTCAAGTCAGAACTGACTGAACAAAACAACGTGCAAAAGGTAATTCATCCCTCACTGAATTTGTGTTGTATGAACAATGCACATTATTTGTAATCCTCTCACAACCGCCTTGAGTAGTCTGATGACACGAATGATTGCTCATGGGAATCTTTCCTGTCTCTTTCGTGTATCATGTGAACGCAGCAGAAGAGCCGCGACAAATACTTTTCTGTGGCGTAAACCACTTCCTGTGGTTTGCTGATGGAAAACTATCGATGgaaagaagcagcagcaaatgTTCAGTTTGCATCTGCAATAACTTAACGGCAACTAAAACCCACACAGAAGGCTTTTCTGACTAAATGTCACTCTGTGGTCACCTACACAAGCCCAGACATCAGATAAAGGTTTGAGTTGCATGACAAGACGCTTCTCATGACTGTCCATTGAATTGAAAGCCAGCAGCCGTcagttagcttagtttagcatgacGATTGGAAATGAGGAAACGGCGAGCCCGGCTCTGTCTGAAGGAAGCAAAATCCACTTTGAAGCTCCTCTAAAACTTGTTAAGACTGAGAGATTAATGTAAAATTATGAAATACAAATCTGCTTGGATTACTCTCAATTCTCTAAACTcccatttaaaatgttaaacttaCACTACAAGATGAAAGTTTTAAATCAGCTGccctgctttctttctttcgatGGATTAGGCCAAATATGTACACTAAGGAAAGTTTGATtttactgatgatgatgatgatcatgcAGCTGAATTTCTCCCGAGATATGTGAAACTGAGGCGGAACTGAACAGGACCTCTCGTTTTCCTCCCTGGGAAAAGTTTTAATTCTTTCTGTCATGTTGTCTGATCCGGCCATATTATTTTGGCCATTGTATTTGGCTCCATTTAATAAGCCAATGGTTTTTTCTCAAATGGGCAGGAATAAGGGCTTCTTGGCGCTGCAGAGAACATTGCTGATGGAAAACTATCAGCAATGATAGAAAACTATCAGCAAtgttagtttatatatatatatgtatttatttatatatatatatatgtatttatttatatgtatttatttatagatatgtatttatttttatttatatatatatttatttatgtatatatatttatttatgtatatatatatatttatttatatatgtttgcaATGACACAGCAGGTAGAGGACAGAAATATTGTAAGTTTAACATGACCTGGTGCAGCAGTCGTGTTCCCCAGGAGACCTTTGGAAACGTGTCTGCTCTCTGCACTATTCTGTCCACCGAGCGGTGACTTGAAGCATCCCTCTCCTGTTGTTTCCCAGGGCTACCGTACAGGCTACGCCTACCGGTTCCCGGTCCTGCTGGAACGGACGCGGACgcggagggaggtggaggtgcccGCAACCGCCACGGCTTTCCACCAGTTTGATGACGATGGAGTCCACCCGGCTCTGAGGCAGCAGCCGTTTGCTCAGCGCCAGCAGCAGGAGAGGACTCGATGGCTCAACACTCCCAACACCTACCAAAAAGTCAGCCAGGAGCAAGCAAGCCCGGGACACCAGCGAACCACTGTGAGGCCCTGGGAGGCATTGCTTTCTATTCATTGAACCAATTACACCATAGAAGGACTTCATGAATCGCCCAAAAATAAGATCCATGGTCCCAGCAGCAGTCCAGATACACGCATTATTTGCAATACGTGTGCAGATAATCACAATATTGTGCACACTGTGTTACATTGTGGCAATTGTCTAATTGTTAGAGGTAGGTATATGTCTGTAGTGATATGTAGGTGTATATAACAATATAGGGAGCAGAGGGATCAGAACAAAGAGGGAGAATAAAGGGAGCagtgaggagggaaggagggaaagcCTTGAAGCTGGTAGGTTTAAGATGATGACTCATGCAAGGAGGAAACCAacacagaaagagaaaagatcAAGCAGAGCTGCAGTGATGAGTTGTTTAGAGCCAAACACAATACGAGGTGGATTGTCAAGTGGGAGGAGCTTGGCTCTTCtgtttcctctccccctccgtcctctctctcttctctgcaTTGCAGAGAAAGCCCGCTGCCCTGTGATGACACTGCAGTGCAGAGTGCTCCCTCTGGTGGACACACATCCACATTATCAAAGCTGCTTCATTAAAAACATCATCGTTAAGGGGAAGAAGTACTTTAAGAAAGAAAGTGACTAAATAACACATACGGTGCGGGATCTTGTACTTTTTTGACATATTCATTCATAAACTGCTAATTTGTCTTTTTGAAGTTTGGTATTTGTGGTTCGTTATTtgttcaaataataaaataaaagaaaaagaaaagctaaaCAACAATGTAACAAAATGCACAGGTGACTTGAAAAGAAACCCTGTGCCCTTGTGAAAGTTACCCGTCTGACATTGAAATTAAAGACAGCAGTATATGCTTGCGAACAATTTACAAACAAGACGTCAATATTTTTTAAGTatctaaaattaaataaaaaagtaaaatttctaaacaatacaaaaaacaccaacaagaaagagaaaagaaggaaagacaGGATTACACTAACAcatatgtgttttatttatcaTACCTCATTTACATTGCTATATACTCCATCAAGAGCAGTTTttttaacatctttttttttttaaagcagatttGAGGAGCAAAACTGCTGAGAGAAGCAGAAAAGCTGGTCCACATAACTGGACCACTTTACCTATTTGAAAACTTTCCACGGCAAGTTCTGGCCATATAGAACTGAAACAGATCTGATGTGATGACACGGTATCTGATAAGGGGATTATGAGATATTGTTTTGATTTTGTTCCTTTAGTGGTTGAAAGAGGTGACGCAGGCCGGCAGCACGGCCATCAAGATGGAGAACCAAAACCAGTTTGTGCCTCTTTTCACCAACCCTCGAGAGGTGATCGAGACACGAAACAAGGTACCGTCTCGCTTTTAGCCTATTCCGTCTCCCTTGATTCCCATATTTTCCGTCTGCATAGTGtcacataaatacaaatgtgaaaCAATAATTGTTCCATTCCTCAGATCCGACAGCAGAATCGTCAGGACATGAAGACAGCCGGACCTCAGTCTCAAGTCCTCGCCGGCGTCATAGCGGTGGACGGCCCTCCGGTAAACTGCTTGTCTAACTTCTGCGCTTTCCCCCCTCCGTCCTCCTTTTCATCTGCAGCATTAAAAGTCGTGATTTTGTCTCTGCTCGTCTCTCAGTCTCCAGTCAGCCCACCAGAGCCAGAACCTCCTAACCCCTTCAACCAGCTGAcagaccaggagctggaggagtaCCGCAAGGAGGTGCAGAAGAAACAGGATGGAGGGACCAATGGTATGCATCATtcaactctctctctttagATTGTTAAGATAAGATTAGATaaacctttattcgtcccacagtggggacatgtcaggatcacagcagtgggtgcacattagagcattaataaaaataaaagataaaaacccAATAACAATACGAAATAcgtaatactaaaatactaaatactaaaactaaatatacaggatCAAATGTTTAACCACACCCAGACTGTACTATAACAGTCATTGTATACAGTAGTTATTTAGATTGAGCTATTAAACATTATTTCCATATCCTGTATATTTGGAAATTCACTCACTTTTGCTAATGCATTGCACATTTCCTTCTAACCTTCCAGCCTTAAAGGTGCAGTGTAACATATGAACGGTCAATATAGACTTTCAGTTTTGAATTAAGATTTCTCACAGGTCTTCCCTTATTCCATCTTTTGCTCTCCTTGTGCCGTCTTtcaccttctccccccccccccccccccgtttgtaATTGTTAACATGCAGTAGATTTTATTCTGAATTCCTGTTGCATGATTTAAACGTCTGACATTGTGCAGATGCTAAACACAAACTTGATTTCACGTGTGACTGCCGTGTAAACTGTGTTCCCAACACTAACTTGCCTTACGACTAAACCCTCACTGTCCctcactgtgtgtctttgtgtgtgtttgtgcaagtAGGGGAGGAGGTGGCAAATGAGGAGGAGTCTCCCCCCGCTACCTCCCCTACAAAGGGCCCTCCGGCcagcccctctcctctctcaggtGAGGCTCGGCAGAGCGCTGACCGTCTGCCCTGCTAGCTTTGCATGCTGCGTATCTGACCAGCGTTCTGCTTCGGTCCTCTTATGCTTCGAATACGTCCTCCACCTCATCATATGCAGCTCAAGAATTGCCTTGAATGCTTCATGATGATtattatgttttcatttaaGAAAGATAAAGACACGAGAGTGAGCTGTTCAACACTGTCAGGAGGAGAAAGACAAAATATTAATGTATGGTaacaacaataaaactaaattcacttaacaaatatctttaacttttggggttagggttaggtttggtcggggtcattttgacccgattcaatatttaaccctctgtcgccttcgggtcaatttgacccgattcaatgtttaatgtcggtgttctttcgagagtcaacaaacaaacataaagtacctgacacttaaacttggaaaacaatattaattctaatcattttctggagattttaatagctggggtcatattgacctcaagggtaaaatatgttagtaaatataaaggtaacaggagggttaaacattgaatcgggtcatattgacccgaaggcgacaggagggtgaaacattgaatcgggtcaaattgacccgaaggcaacacaagggttaaaagaataacagatttaaaatgtgattaaaaaaacaaacatttaaagagaGCTTGAAACTCAAACTGAAGATAAAAAGCCCAATTAAAAGGTATTTATAGTATTGATCACATACCAGTATTATAGGTATAGTCAGGGTCCAATCAACCATTTAGGTCCAGAAACTGAAGGACCGGCTCTTTGTGCAACCTGCCTCGTGTCTGGCACGATCATTTAGGGCGGAAAAGGATGTCTCGCACCCGCTATTCATATTTGTACATGAATGTTTAGcagttttaataataaaaaataggcATTAGTATGCTTATAAAAGACATTTTAGTTAGAATTATAAAAGACAAATACTTGTCTTGTGGTTTTATAGACTAACATTTTGCAAATAAGGCTTTCAGGGGGTCTGAAGTGACAATCAAatgctcattcacacacaccttACGCAAGGACATGCAGACTAGTGGAGAGGGGATCAAACTGCAGGTCTTCTGATTAGTGGACCACCCGCTCTACCTCCTAAACCACAGCCGTCTCCTATGAGGGTTCACATGTGTTTTACGTATGTTTCCCATGAAAGGCATAGCAGGAAACGTGTACCATGAATAATAGTGGCTCTGGTAataatatcatcatatcaaaTAATAATAGTAGCTCTATCGGTGAGACAGCAATGCCCTGGGAGCAGATAACAGGAAATGCTCATGCAGACATTATTTTTGCTATTAGTCTTGTTAAAGCCTTTTGTCTTGgctgtttttgtttgatttacATGTGCCACATTTCAGCCCATCTGTCTCTGTGCCTCCTGTTTCAGTTgtactctctccctctgtctgtctgtccttttCTGTGTTGCTCCTCACTCATTCGTAGGGCACACTTCTGGTGCTCTGGTCTTGTCTCGCTAGTAAGTACAGAGAACGACGATTCACTTCTCATGTTCATCTGCATTGACGTGACTAACCATGTATTGTTGCAGCTCCGCCCAACTTAAGGCTCTCGGTCTGGTTGCTTAGTATTCAACATTCTGGGgggtttttcttcattttttttctcctataAAACTTGGAGCAGAAGAGGCAAAGACCGACTCCCCCGCCGTACAGAATGGAGGCGAAGAGGAGAAGCAGACCACAGAGGAACTGGAGAAAGGGATGAAGGCTCTTTCAACCAACGACACCTCCTCCCCACCCGCCGCTCAGCCCCTGATACCACATGGCGACACCCCAGAGGGCTCGCCCTCCAAGTCCCCaaccaagaagaaaaagaagttcAAGCCGCCGTCGTTCCTGAAAAAGAGCAAGAAGCAGAAAGAGAAAGCGGAGACCTGAGGCGTGCAGACGCACCTGACCTCGGTGAAATACGGCTGTGAAACAGTTCTTTGTGTATGACGGAGTAGCGGATGATTTATCCACATCAGACTTAGTCAAACAGTCAGTAAAGATGTCGTTCAGAGACACTGAGGGTGTACTCAATTGACTTGCAACTATTTTACTGTAACACTGGTACTCACTGATTTGATTGAAGTGCTGGTTCGTCTTAGAAAACACTGACAAATATTTTCACAAACTATTTGATCCAGGTCAGATACAAGCCAACATGTTGATGCTTCttgtttttcacacacacacacacacacacacacacacacacacacacacacacacacacacacacacacacacacacacacacacacacacacacacacacctacacacacacacacacacacacacacacacagtcttgtacacacacacacacacagtcttgtaTTACTTGCATCTTATGTTCACCTGCTGTGCTATCAAACCATTACTTAACTTCACTGTAGAGGCATTCAAACCTGTTCCTTTCTGCA
It contains:
- the add2 gene encoding beta-adducin isoform X1 — protein: MSKSPSPKGTPVQGSPSDEVPEGLQSPQQSTASSGPQHKKHISSLLQSPSFREELDVLIQEQAKKGGSSSNLWALRQLADFMASHGSPAALPASPSNMMMVTPINDLQSWEPGSMVKGERLMRCKLASVHRLFDLYGWAQISRTCLTLRVSKEQEHFLVLPDGLAYGEVTGSNLEKVNILGEMVERGSTNLGVDTEKFSLHSAIYSARPDIRCLLHLHTPASAAVSAMKCGVLPLSHEALLVGDVSYFNYNGVMEDEEDRVELQKSLGPTCKVLVLRNHGIVALGESVEEAFYSIYHIQAACQIQVSALCCAGGEQNLILLDRTTHKPNVAGTVGWAGSTFGPLHKSRIGEHEFEALMRTLDNLGYRTGYAYRFPVLLERTRTRREVEVPATATAFHQFDDDGVHPALRQQPFAQRQQQERTRWLNTPNTYQKVSQEQASPGHQRTTWLKEVTQAGSTAIKMENQNQFVPLFTNPREVIETRNKIRQQNRQDMKTAGPQSQVLAGVIAVDGPPSPVSPPEPEPPNPFNQLTDQELEEYRKEVQKKQDGGTNGEEVANEEESPPATSPTKGPPASPSPLSEEAKTDSPAVQNGGEEEKQTTEELEKGMKALSTNDTSSPPAAQPLIPHGDTPEGSPSKSPTKKKKKFKPPSFLKKSKKQKEKAET
- the add2 gene encoding beta-adducin isoform X2, encoding MSKSPSPKGTPVQGSPSDEVPEGLQSPQQSTASSGPQHKKHISSLLQSPSFREELDVLIQEQAKKGGSSSNLWALRQLADFMASHGSPAALPASPSNMMMVTPINDLQSWEPGSMVKGERLMRCKLASVHRLFDLYGWAQISRTCLTLRVSKEQEHFLVLPDGLAYGEVTGSNLEKVNILGEMVERGSTNLGVDTEKFSLHSAIYSARPDIRCLLHLHTPASAAVSAMKCGVLPLSHEALLVGDVSYFNYNGVMEDEEDRVELQKSLGPTCKVLVLRNHGIVALGESVEEAFYSIYHIQAACQIQVSALCCAGGEQNLILLDRTTHKPNVAGTVGWAGSTFGPLHKSRIGEHEFEALMRTLDNLGYRTGYAYRFPVLLERTRTRREVEVPATATAFHQFDDDGVHPALRQQPFAQRQQQERTRWLNTPNTYQKVSQEQASPGHQRTTWLKEVTQAGSTAIKMENQNQFVPLFTNPREVIETRNKIRQQNRQDMKTAGPQSQVLAGVIAVDGPPSPVSPPEPEPPNPFNQLTDQELEEYRKEVQKKQDGGTNEEAKTDSPAVQNGGEEEKQTTEELEKGMKALSTNDTSSPPAAQPLIPHGDTPEGSPSKSPTKKKKKFKPPSFLKKSKKQKEKAET
- the add2 gene encoding beta-adducin isoform X3, with amino-acid sequence MSKSPSPKGTPVQGSPSDEVPEGLQSPQQSTASSGPQHKKHISSLLQSPSFREELDVLIQEQAKKGGSSSNLWALRQLADFMASHGSPAALPASPSNMMMVTPINDLQSWEPGSMVKGERLMRCKLASVHRLFDLYGWAQISRTCLTLRVSKEQEHFLVLPDGLAYGEVTGSNLEKVNILGEMVERGSTNLGVDTEKFSLHSAIYSARPDIRCLLHLHTPASAAVSAMKCGVLPLSHEALLVGDVSYFNYNGVMEDEEDRVELQKSLGPTCKVLVLRNHGIVALGESVEEAFYSIYHIQAACQIQVSALCCAGGEQNLILLDRTTHKPNVAGTVGWAGSTFGPLHKSRIGEHEFEALMRTLDNLGYRTGYAYRFPVLLERTRTRREVEVPATATAFHQFDDDGVHPALRQQPFAQRQQQERTRWLNTPNTYQKVSQEQASPGHQRTTWLKEVTQAGSTAIKMENQNQFVPLFTNPREVIETRNKIRQQNRQDMKTAGPQSQVLAGVIAVDGPPSPVSPPEPEPPNPFNQLTDQELEEYRKEVQKKQDGGTNGEEVANEEESPPATSPTKGPPASPSPLSGHTSGALVLSR